A genomic region of uncultured Paludibaculum sp. contains the following coding sequences:
- a CDS encoding AbrB/MazE/SpoVT family DNA-binding domain-containing protein — protein MKIIRLSKRGQVVIPKEIRESRGWGPGMEFVVEEMRDGLLLRPVSRFAPTELSEVVGCLRSGQRACTLDGMRTAIDVSVSRRRDLGRY, from the coding sequence ATGAAGATCATCAGGCTCTCGAAACGAGGGCAGGTTGTCATTCCGAAGGAGATTCGAGAATCCCGAGGTTGGGGACCGGGCATGGAGTTCGTTGTCGAAGAGATGAGGGACGGGCTTTTGTTGCGACCTGTCTCGCGCTTCGCTCCCACCGAACTGAGTGAGGTGGTGGGGTGCCTGCGATCCGGACAAAGGGCGTGCACTCTGGATGGAATGCGTACCGCTATCGATGTGAGTGTCTCACGGCGGCGCGATCTGGGCCGATACTAG
- a CDS encoding ABC transporter permease, translating to MLADLRIAARGLRRSPAFTLAAILTLALGIGANSTMFSVVNSVLLRPLSGFETDRLAQICDTSRGSCGFLPPEIYLRLRSRLRSFAPLAASQICPMNRTGQGESEQLTGPCATANWFELQRAQALLGRTFLPDEDQHGRNRVVVLDHGYWQRRFGSDPKVVGRTLTLDHAPWLIVGIMPPGFTPIGAAPAPIYTPYVVADNPHGLNVTGRLKPGVSLEAAQSELSILTTQLARENSEWKTLQFRTSPVLEQVTGQQRPLLLLLLGAVSFVMLIACVNVANLLLARSTARQHEIDIRIALGAGRLHIIRLVLAEALTISFLASLAAIAIAYAGLRLLKPLTATLPRAEELSIDARVLLCTLLLGILAAALFGVLPTLRSVRPGPVAGMRSRTPARGQGTLVAWEVALAFVLLLGAGLLIRTFVTVRSANLGYNPRNVLTTFLTLPPAPDGARAAGVSVYTRIRERITALPGVRAVATASSLPMFGVGLSMDVHPEGQPDRRQQHVASITVVGGAYFRAMEIPLLTGRLFQPEDRDGATPVAIVSESIATRYFSGKATGRRIILPELKFNIDGGADHAAEIIGVVGNVCVNSVEDCQSEHIYLPEPQNALRMANLIVRTEGEPLSLTNVLRHAVYQEAPTVPLDDPQTLEQRTAYLTDAPRRAMWLLGIFAGLALLLAAMGIYGVSSYLAAQRSHEMGIRLALGARHQDIAALIYRGVLVPSILGLTIGAVAALGLIRLLKSQIAEVNTGDHVTPLLAALALLGTATLAATGPALRAALSDPARVLRRD from the coding sequence ATGCTCGCTGACCTCCGCATCGCCGCTCGCGGACTCCGCCGCAGTCCGGCCTTCACCCTGGCCGCGATCCTCACCCTAGCCCTCGGCATCGGCGCGAACTCGACGATGTTCTCCGTCGTGAACTCGGTCCTTCTGCGCCCCCTGTCCGGCTTCGAAACCGATCGGCTCGCACAGATCTGCGACACCAGCCGCGGCTCCTGCGGCTTCCTGCCACCGGAAATCTATCTGCGCCTGCGGAGCCGGCTTCGCTCCTTCGCACCGCTGGCGGCAAGTCAGATCTGTCCGATGAATCGAACCGGGCAAGGCGAGTCTGAACAGCTGACCGGCCCCTGCGCCACGGCCAACTGGTTCGAACTGCAACGAGCCCAAGCCCTACTCGGTCGCACCTTCCTCCCGGACGAAGACCAGCACGGCCGCAATCGCGTCGTCGTTCTCGACCACGGCTACTGGCAGCGCAGATTCGGCTCCGATCCCAAGGTCGTCGGCCGCACTCTCACCCTCGACCACGCCCCCTGGCTCATCGTCGGCATCATGCCGCCCGGCTTCACGCCCATCGGAGCGGCTCCCGCCCCCATCTACACACCCTATGTCGTAGCCGACAATCCGCATGGACTCAATGTGACAGGGCGCCTCAAACCCGGCGTCTCCCTCGAAGCCGCACAGTCGGAACTCAGCATCCTCACCACTCAGCTCGCCCGCGAGAATTCGGAATGGAAGACTCTCCAGTTCCGAACATCGCCTGTACTAGAGCAGGTTACCGGCCAGCAGCGTCCCTTGCTGCTGCTCCTGCTTGGCGCTGTCTCCTTCGTCATGCTGATTGCCTGCGTCAACGTCGCCAATCTGCTGCTCGCACGCTCCACCGCCCGCCAGCACGAGATCGACATCCGCATCGCACTCGGCGCCGGCCGCCTCCATATCATCCGACTCGTCCTGGCCGAGGCTCTCACCATCTCCTTCCTCGCCAGTCTGGCCGCCATCGCCATCGCTTACGCCGGACTTCGGCTATTGAAGCCCCTCACCGCAACCCTGCCACGCGCGGAAGAGCTCTCCATCGACGCGCGCGTCCTGCTTTGTACCTTGCTGCTTGGGATCCTCGCCGCCGCCCTCTTCGGCGTCCTTCCAACTCTCCGGTCCGTCCGACCCGGGCCGGTCGCAGGCATGCGTTCGCGCACCCCAGCCAGAGGTCAGGGCACTCTCGTCGCCTGGGAAGTGGCCCTGGCTTTCGTCCTCCTCCTGGGCGCCGGACTCCTCATCAGGACATTCGTGACCGTGCGCTCCGCCAACCTCGGCTACAACCCGCGCAATGTCCTCACGACGTTCCTCACTCTGCCACCCGCCCCGGACGGCGCCCGCGCTGCCGGAGTCAGCGTCTACACTCGTATCCGCGAGCGCATCACAGCCCTACCCGGAGTGCGCGCCGTCGCCACCGCCAGCAGCCTTCCCATGTTCGGCGTCGGTCTTTCCATGGATGTTCACCCGGAAGGCCAACCCGACCGCCGTCAACAACACGTCGCCTCCATCACCGTCGTCGGCGGAGCCTACTTCCGAGCCATGGAGATCCCCCTGCTCACCGGGCGCCTCTTTCAACCGGAGGACCGCGATGGCGCCACGCCCGTCGCCATCGTCAGCGAGTCGATCGCCACCCGCTACTTCTCCGGAAAAGCAACCGGCCGTCGGATCATTCTCCCGGAACTCAAATTCAACATCGATGGAGGGGCCGATCATGCCGCCGAAATCATCGGCGTCGTAGGAAATGTCTGCGTGAACTCAGTGGAAGACTGTCAGTCCGAGCACATCTATCTGCCCGAGCCGCAGAACGCCCTGCGCATGGCGAATCTGATCGTGCGCACCGAAGGCGAGCCTCTGTCGCTAACCAATGTGCTCCGCCACGCCGTCTATCAGGAAGCCCCCACAGTCCCGCTGGACGATCCCCAAACCCTGGAGCAGCGCACTGCCTATCTCACCGACGCGCCCCGGCGCGCCATGTGGCTCCTGGGCATCTTCGCCGGCCTCGCACTACTCCTCGCGGCCATGGGCATTTACGGTGTTTCGTCGTACCTCGCCGCGCAGCGCAGTCACGAAATGGGGATCCGCCTGGCCTTGGGAGCGCGACATCAGGATATCGCCGCACTGATCTACCGCGGTGTACTGGTGCCGTCCATCCTCGGCCTGACCATCGGAGCGGTCGCCGCGCTCGGGCTCATCCGACTGTTGAAATCGCAAATCGCGGAAGTAAACACGGGCGACCACGTCACCCCGCTCCTGGCGGCTCTGGCGCTGCTGGGAACCGCCACTCTGGCGGCAACAGGCCCTGCATTGCGAGCGGCGCTGAGCGATCCAGCCAGAGTCCTGCGTCGCGACTGA
- the ruvB gene encoding Holliday junction branch migration DNA helicase RuvB codes for MPDSSQSRRIVSPAATAEEVQFEASLRPKRLDDFTGQTKVKELLSVTIEAARRRGEAMDHVLLIGPPGLGKTTLANIVSQELDVPFDLTSGPMLQKKLDLTGILSNIRNRQVFFIDEIHRLLPDIEEVLYSALEDFRVDIVIGQGPGARTHSLPIAHFTGVGATTRQGLLSAPLRGRFGLILYLKHYDVPEMQKIVQRTAHLLETPIDVDAAEEVARRSRGTPRIANRLLRRVRDYAQVRAEGHVDLKVARMALDLLEVDRFGLDEIDKKIMMTVLEKYGGGPVGLSTIAASTDEEPDTIEEVYEPYLMQLGFLDRTPRGRMATERAFEYFNVPRRPMGWGMGPNQPKLF; via the coding sequence ATGCCCGATTCCAGCCAGTCGCGCCGTATTGTCTCGCCTGCCGCCACGGCGGAAGAGGTCCAATTCGAAGCCAGTTTGCGGCCCAAGCGGTTGGACGATTTCACCGGTCAGACGAAGGTCAAGGAACTGCTGAGCGTGACGATCGAGGCGGCGCGAAGGCGCGGCGAAGCGATGGATCACGTGCTGCTGATCGGGCCTCCCGGTCTGGGCAAGACGACGCTGGCGAACATCGTTTCGCAGGAACTGGATGTCCCGTTCGATCTCACGTCGGGGCCCATGCTGCAGAAGAAGCTGGACCTGACGGGGATCCTGTCGAACATCCGGAACCGGCAGGTGTTCTTCATCGATGAGATCCACAGGCTGCTGCCGGATATCGAGGAAGTGCTGTATTCGGCGCTGGAAGATTTCCGGGTGGATATCGTGATCGGGCAGGGTCCGGGGGCTCGGACGCACTCGCTGCCGATTGCGCATTTCACGGGTGTCGGCGCGACGACGCGGCAGGGGTTGCTGAGCGCTCCACTGCGTGGGCGGTTTGGGTTGATCCTGTATCTGAAGCACTACGATGTGCCGGAGATGCAGAAGATTGTGCAGCGGACGGCGCACCTGCTGGAGACGCCCATCGACGTGGATGCGGCGGAGGAGGTGGCTCGGCGAAGCCGGGGCACGCCGCGCATTGCGAACCGGTTGTTGCGGCGGGTACGGGACTATGCGCAGGTGCGGGCGGAAGGGCATGTCGACCTCAAGGTGGCGCGGATGGCACTGGATCTGTTGGAGGTCGACCGCTTCGGTCTGGACGAGATCGACAAGAAGATCATGATGACCGTGCTGGAGAAGTACGGCGGGGGGCCGGTGGGGCTGAGCACGATCGCCGCCTCGACGGACGAGGAACCGGACACGATCGAGGAAGTGTACGAGCCGTACCTGATGCAGTTGGGATTCCTGGACCGGACGCCGCGCGGGCGCATGGCGACTGAGCGGGCGTTCGAGTACTTCAACGTGCCGCGGCGGCCGATGGGGTGGGGCATGGGTCCGAATCAACCGAAGCTTTTCTAA